In a single window of the Papaver somniferum cultivar HN1 chromosome 8, ASM357369v1, whole genome shotgun sequence genome:
- the LOC113301533 gene encoding metal-nicotianamine transporter YSL3-like translates to MTAFVFVTSFVGILALVPLRKIMIIDYKLTYPSGTATAVLINGFHTPQGDKMAKEQVQGFARFFSFSFFWGFFQWFYSGGDQCGFAQFPTFGLKAWKQTFFFDFSMTYTGAGMICSHLVNLSLLCGAILSWGIMWPLIHGLKGDWYPAALSESSMKSLNGYKVFISIALILGDGLYNFLKIMYCTSRSIHARIKGKSAVADQPVEPLDDLQRNELFLREGIPVWLACAGYVLFSAVSIIMIPLVFPQLKWYYVVVAYLLAPSLGFCNAYGAGLTDMNMAYNYGKVALFVLAALSGKDNGIVAGLVGCGLIKSIVSISSDLMHDSKSAHLTLTSPRSMLLSQAVGTAMGCVVAPLTFFLFYKAFDVGNPTGEYKAPYAIVYRNMAILGVEGFSSLPHHCLQLCYGFFSFAIAANLLRDVSPSKVGNWVPLPMAMAVPFLVGASFAIDMCVGSLVVFIWHKFDNQRANLLIPAVASGLICGDGLWILPSSILALAKIKPPMCMQFVSA, encoded by the exons ATGACTGCTTTCGTTTTTGTTACAAGTTTTGTTGGGATTTTAGCTTTGGTTCCTCTTCGAAAG atAATGATAATAGATTACAAGTTAACTTATCCTAGTGGCACTGCGACTGCAGTTCTCATTAATGGTTTTCACACACCTCAAGGAGATAAGATGGCCAA GGAGCAAGTTCAAGGATTCGCAAGGTTCTTTTCATTTAGCTTCTTTTGGGGTTTCTTTCAGTGGTTCTACTCGGGTGGAGACCAATGTGGATTCGCTCAGTTTCCTACTTTCGGGTTGAAAGCATGGAAGCAAAC ATTTTTCTTTGATTTCAGCATGACTTATACTGGAGCAGGGATGATTTGTTCGCATCTTGTTAACTTGTCTTTGCTTTGTGGAGCCATTCTTTCATGGGGAATAATGTGGCCATTGATACATGGCCTAAAAGGAGACTGGTACCCGGCAGCTTTATCAGAAAGTAGCATGAAGAGTTTGAATGGTTACAAG GTTTTTATCTCAATTGCGCTCATTCTAGGAGACGGGCTCTACAATTTCCTGAAGATAATGTATTGTACCAGTAGAAGTATTCATGCTAGAATTAAAGGCAAGAGTGCAG TTGCAGATCAGCCAGTTGAACCACTTGATGATCTTCAGCGAAATGAACTtttcttgagggagggtattccAGTATGGCTTGCATGCGCTGGATATGTTCTCTTCTCCGCTGTTTCCATCATCATGATCCCACTCGTGTTCCCCCAGCTGAAATGGTACTACGTGGTCGTAGCATACCTCCTTGCTCCATCTCTCGGATTCTGTAATGCGTATGGTGCAGGTCTGACTGACATGAACATGGCCTATAACTATGGGAAAGTGGCTTTGTTTGTGTTAGCTGCATTATCTGGGAAGGATAATGGTATAGTTGCCGGGCTTGTAGGTTGTGGCCTTATTAAATCCATTGTTTCCATTTCCTCCGATCTTATGCACGATTCCAAATCTGCTCATCTCACGCTTACTTCTCCTCGTTCCATGCTTTTAAGTCAGGCCGTTGGAACTGCAATGGGCTGCGTGGTAGCTCCTTTAACATTCTTTCTTTTCTACAAAGCCTTTGATGTGGGAAATCCCACTGGAGAATATAAAGCTCCATATGCTATAGTTTATCGAAACATGGCAATTCTCGGGGTTGAAGGCTTTTCATCATTGCCTCACCATTGTTTGCAGCTTTGTTACGGGTTCTTTTCATTTGCCATTGCAGCTAACTTGTTGAGAGATGTTTCTCCATCGAAGGTAGGGAACTGGGTTCCCCTGCCCATGGCTATGGCGGTACCATTTCTTGTTGGTGCAAGTTTTGCAATAGATATGTGTGTTGGGAGCCTGGTTGTGTTTATATGGCACAAGTTTGACAACCAAAGAGCGAACTTATTGATTCCTGCGGTTGCTTCCGGTTTAATCTGTGGAGATGGGTTGTGGATCCTCCCTTCATCAATTCTTGCTCTGGCTAAGATAAAGCCGCCGATGTGCATGCAGTTTGTGTCTGCGTAA